The Gossypium arboreum isolate Shixiya-1 chromosome 6, ASM2569848v2, whole genome shotgun sequence DNA window ATTATTTTAAAGAGTCCAAAACGCAGCGTTTAcaacaaaaatataaaacaaactGAAATGACCAGAAATTTAAACAGACTGTTGTTGACCGAAGCTTGACTTCCATTTTGGTCcataacaattaaattttcaaaactaTTTGATTGTCTATGAATCAAATAATCATGAAATCTTCTTGAAGAATGCTTAACTTTGAAAAGTAGAGTCTGCTTTGAGTTctattttttccctttttatcttTTGGCTTATAATTGTTCAAATATTTGTCACCACCCTcctcccccccccctttttttctAGCTCCCATGCTGTGTTTTCCTGCTACATAATTACTGTTGTTAATTTTCATGTTCGTTTGCTCAAATATTTTGTAACAGGTTGATGGCAAAAAGAATAAAGTTTATGGGCAGAATCTTTGTTATTTGGCGAAGTTATTCCTTGACCACAAGACCCTTTATTATGATGTTGATCTGTTTCTGTTTTATGTTTTATGTGAATGTGATGATCGAGGTTGCCATATGGTTGGATACTTTTCTAAGGTAACTTCTAGTGCGTTTTTGTTACTTGATGCAGTGGAGATTTATAACTAGTGTGTATATGTTAGTGGTCATTCTGATATTTTGTAATTGGAATTTAGTAATGTGGCCTGGAGTGGATACAACAATTCTTGTCTTTGTAGCCTCAAATTATGAGCTTTCAAGTAGTAGAATTTAGTGTTTATATGTGTGTATTTGGGGCTTTCAATTGCTTATTCATTTCATAGCATGTCTGCTAAAATTTTTTGTAGTTACCGATCATTTTTTGTCATTTCATTCTTACTTGTATTTTAGACTGTACCTCCTAGCACAAACAAATATCTTAGTTAGTAGTTTGTGTCTGATCATGCAGGAAAAGCATTCTGAGGAATCATATAATTTGGCATGTATCCTTACCCTTCCTCCGTATCAAAGGAAAGGCTATGGAAAGTTTTTGATAGCCTTTTGTAAGCTCCCTGCCCCTCTtgatatttgattttctttttcaaggCTTATTTCATTAGTGGATCAGAATAAGTGAgctatttatatgtttgaatgaaAGAGAGACGGCGACAGATAGCACCAAATGATGATGATTATTCATTCAGCATTAAATGAGAATGTACCATTATCCTACTAGTTAGATTCTCAATATAACACCAAGTTGGTTGTCTGGAATTGTTTTCAAGTTAGTTTACTAGAATCATGAGCATTTATAACATTTTCATGGAGTAAACTTAATCTCTATCTTctaatttcttaaattttattgTTTCATGCTAGCTGCGTAGTCTTGAATATAAATGATGTTATACTTGATTTTGTTGTATTGTACTTTGCATTTGATCCCATCGGTATTTTATAACTCAACTTTATTGCTTTTTTTATCTCTGTTATGGACCCAGCATATGAACTTTCAAAGAAAGAAGGTAAAGTTGGCACACCTGAAAGACCACTATCCGATCTAGGGCTGTTGAGCTACAGGGGGTACTGGACAAGGGTTCTTTTAGACATCTTGAAAAAGCATAAGGGAAATATTTCCATCAAGGTATCACTACCTGAAGCTGTATTAAAAATGTAGTGGGCTGTGTTCTATGCAATCCCCTCTTCTTTGTCCTAATGGAGATTTATGTTCTTGCTTGGGGGGTGGTCAATGCCTACACTGTAAAATGCAGTGAGACTCAGCGCCATCAATTTAGATTAATTTGGAATGGCAAGACTTGCTTAATTAGATATCAATTAAATAGTGTTGGGAACTTTTGGGGTTGAGAATAAAATGCTCATTTGGTTCATTCTGACATATCAATACCTACACCGTAAAATGCAGTGAGACTCAGCGCCATCAATTTAGATTAATTTGGAATGGCAAGACTTGCTTAATTAGATATCAATTAAATAGAATTGGGAACTTTTGGGGTTGAGAATAAAATGTTCATTTGGTTCATTCTGACATAGGGTTGCTTGCTTTCACTTTAGATTGATGACAACAGATGAGGCACTAACCTAGAAACTAAAAGTCGGTATATTATCTTCCACATagaaataagagaaaaaaaaattgaaaatgatGTTAAGGAGCATGCCTGATTCTATAGGTTTGATGCTGCTCCTGATAAACTGTTTATTCTTGTTTGTTATATTGATGTCTCTGAATAGCTATATCTATTAATGCTATTTCTCCTAGAATATTGATTTATCCTTCTTGTACAAAATTCATTGCATTGTGGTGTCACTGAACTGTTAAATACTAATTTTCTACATGAATCTAATTTTCTGCAGGAGCTCAGCGACATGACAGCTATAAAAGCAGAGGATATATTGACCACCCTGCAGAGTCTAGAACTGATTCAGTACAGGAAAGGTCAACATGTTATCTGTGCAGACCCCAAGGTCTTGGATCGCCATCTAAAAGCAGCTGGCCGTGGTGGTCTTGAGGTTGATGTTAGCAAATTAATCTGGACACCATATAAAGAACAGAGTTAATGATGCTACTCATATAAAGAACAGGTTCGATTACACTAACGAGTTTGTCTACTTAGTAGCTGTTTTCTTAGGAATAGTAGCTGTTTAGTTAGGAATTTGTAGCTTCTTGTGTTTTATGTATAAAGCTGAGGTCTTAGATTATGAGATTAGAAACTCAAACTTAGATCAACTCAAGAGCCATTTACATTCTAGATGTACTTATTGCCATCACGCCATCACCTGTGTCATCTGAGACTTGTCGGGACAAGCTAACCTGTATATGTTTGATTACACCGTGAGTTACAATATAACGactttcttctctctctctctctctcttatgTTTGACATTTGATTTGATTTCCACACGTGTTTGAATGGAAGTTGTTGCTCGCAACCTTATTGCTTCTGAATGGGTTTTATAATCATATTTCATGTCCTACTTTTCTCTACCCTTGGTTTGGTAGTGTTGTTGGAAAAATAGTGGAGGAGAGAAATGGTGACAATCTTTGAGTCTTCTCTCCCGTTGGTTGGTTATCTTTAGATGATTGTAATTTAATCTACCTTTCACCGTCTTGTCCCCTTTTATGTTTGTCTATTAGATTTGACAATTGATGCCAAGGAAGGTAGTATATCTTTTATAActcatatataaaattatacgTTGGGTAtgggtgtatatatatgtatttttaaatcATATTTCATTTCCATCTTTATGCAAGCTTCCATGTTTGatgctttgtttttgtttctgggGCTCTAAGCAAGCTTCAACAATGGAAAGGGGTTGATGTTAGGCATCCTAATACTAGCATAGGGGTTGATGTTAGGCATCCTAGTACTAGCAAAGTGGGGTTAATGCTAAATTATTTTATCTGTTAAAAGTCACTGCTGACCACAGTTTTATTCCCTTTCTCTTGGCCATTAAATTTACTGTTTGATGTCTGCCTAATGATACAGTCGGCTCTGTTTACAACCATCACCTTCAATAACAGTTCTTCACTATATTTTAttactgtatatatatatattatattgtatgttttattaaataaaataatctttaataaataaaattacattttatattttattaaagggTTAATATATCATTAGATATTGGTActaatttttaatgtttaatttgagTTGATTCGACACATTTTAGCATCCTAATACCAATGTTGATTTTTAGtagaatcaatttttatcaattcaatcataacctcaaaaattaaatgaatttataattatcactaaatttattttttttcttttgatatatttaatgtttattttacaGTTTATATTTGGGATTCGTGATTATTTCTTCCAACAATATTGTCTAAGTTTACACTCAATCACTTATTGGTTAtcactaaatttattttaataataaaatcaaaaataCAAAGATGCAAACTTGGTTATATTAACAATTAATATAAGGTGAACCTTAAGACCTAAAAGATTAAGACCATTACAAACTCATGTACCGGCTTTTACAGAAAGAGCAAGGAACCACTACAACATTTGTTCACATTTACCAATGTTAAATGAAACTGGTTACTTCGGTTTTTTATACATAATCAACCTATTGGTCAACATTCAGTAATAATTGATCCATCGGCTTtggttttaagcaatttaatcaaatccacttgaTTTTGGTCAAATTAATAATTTTcttgtttaaaataaaattattatatattataaatatttaaaataaattgaaaataatatgTAATAAGTGAATTTCCCACTAACCAACTTAATCATTTGGATTGAGCTTTGAACTTAACATCAACAAAACTTAATagattttaattgaatttttgctCACATTAATAACAGCAATTTAAAAACATTAACGTAGTACTATTGATTTAGTTATAattttaacatcaaatttatGTCTGTTGTATAGTTTATAgagattaatttttttaatcgaTGCTCACTATTCTCTCTTAATATCAATATCATTTTTAAGATAGGGATAAGGATGAAAGCTTTAATTCTTTCAACCCGTTAACATGTGAAACAATGTATGTTTGTTTTCAAGTTACTGTAGTCCGGGCTCCCGCATCAGTGTTGACAAATCAATTTCCGTTTCACATTGTCATATCTTCTCTATCTTATTCACCAGTCAAAAAGATAAACCCCAGAACTGTCATCCTTTAGAAGTCATTAGCCCTTCCCAAATAAATGATTTTTAATAGGTGCCAAAATTAATCTGAAAATAGAACCTTGATCTGACACCCCCTTATCTGTTCATTTTGTCACCCTCATTATCAAACCGGCAGCAATAATCTTTGTGGTGGCCATGTAGGGTCTGTCTGTCATTAACTTTTTTAAGATTAAAATATCCttaaaatttctttcaaatttttatcAACAATCCCATTACCATCACCATAATTTCATGTCTCTTAACACAAGTGGAACACaaacattaatcatcaaaattggaactcttctttttttcttttttctcttttgtaGAACAAATCATATACATTACCTATTACATTGTATGgatctggttttttttttttcatcaaacAGTGGTTGGTTCTTGATGTCTGTTAAGTTGAATCTGTTGAAGCTGTAATCTTTCCAGTGCAACCCCACGTGATCTCCTCTGCCAAAGTGTAGTATCGGATCCTTCTCTTTCATCACCTTGTTTCGGCCCTTTTTTTATTACAGGCAAAGGTGGATCCATGGTTTCAATGTTGATTGTACCAGAATTCTCTTTCCCATCATCACCCTTAGGCTTGCTTGTCCCATTTATCAACACTTGTTTTCTTCTACAACCGGTGGTGGCGGCGGTTGTGGAGGTAGCGGGGCTGCCAGTTAaattcttaccagaaaagagcttcttaagcttgaaatatttgacaGTACTACTATTGAAGCTGCTGCTATTCTTGGGGGTGACAGTACTGAGCTTGTAAGAAACAGGGAACCCAACAATCTTGTTGTTCCTCTTCACTTGTCCCATGCAACTGATCTTTGGTGACAATGGATCTTCAGACAAGGAAGCCGACCTGTCAACAACTTTCCATTTGGGAAGAACCACATCTTTAATGGAAGGTTTAGAACACAACAATGGCAAAAACATTCCTTTACTATTAATCTGCTGCTGCTGATGGTATCTATTTCCCATCTAttttgaaaagaaagaaaaaatgggaGATGGTGAGATGaatggagaagaagaagaagaaaaaagggaGGGGTTATAAAAGGGGCAGTGGTTGAGTTTTTTGTACCAAAAAGTCTCTTTTGTAGGCAAAGTGATATTGATTTTGAGATTGTCAAATATATGAACAAAGTATTGTACTTATTTATTGTGTGGGAAGGTTTAGGgttacatgttattattataCCATTGATTTTGGTTGTGTTACTGTTCAAACATTGGTAATTAAAGAAACTAAGAAGAAGACAAAATAGAAGTGAGTTACTTCTTACCTTTTGTTGATGACTTCCATGTCATCTAATGACTACCGCtgaatttgggtttttttatttatttatttatttttattttctaacatattttttttatatataaaaatattagttcTTTTGCAGCCAATACTAATCATATCAATTATTTTTGACGTGATGTGTAGAATTATTCATAGTTCCTCTCAATTTATAAATATGAGGATAATGAGCTTCAACACACTCGAATTTACATCCTCCTACATTGACAACAATATTCATATTAATCGAGCTAAAAAGATAATCAAGTTTGATGTTTTTGTGTgggttattttatatatatatatatatatatatatatgaaattgaagtAAAGAGTATGAGTAGACAACATATAGGCGTGAACAGGAGCAACATTATTTTGGTTTTCTTGGAGACTGCTAAGCATGCTGTAAACTAAAGAAAAGTAACTGACTGTTCACAATTATTTTAGGCCCCCAAACTTTAAATCCcaatctttttttcttcttcttgaaGGAAAAAAAAACAGACCCCAATTCACCAAATAGATTCCACCAATTTTTCACCCTACTGATTGTAAATCATAGGCTGACCCCCCTTTCGGGTCCCTTTTTGTTACCCATTTTCATTTGAAGTTGAGAGCCCATATGTAAGGTTAGTATTTACTTAGtttaattgtttttcttttatttagtttttaaccttgatttgaaaaaagaaaaattttcacatgttgaattttaattggtTAATTTAGTATTTATTACCAATGTTAACTTTATTTATCATAAGAATACATAAATTGACAGTTTAGATATATATTCAACATTTCAAAACTATAGGTACTACATTTGATATTTTATGAAAGTACATGTACTAAATATGAGATTATCCCTTTTAACAAATTTGGAGCATGCATGTCATTTCCCGTTTTGAGGTTTTTAAGGCgtaacatataaataaaatataaattcacaACAAAGTTGGCTTTAGCCACTAacacattaattaattaattaaattataaaataaagctAAAATACAAATTTTATATGACAAATAAAAATACGCCAATTATGTCAATTAAAATGCACAACATTAATTACAATTATTTTATATGAGAAGTCACACactataaatataaataagataTTTGCACAATGGAAGAAATTCAATGCAAAATTCTTTATTGGTATTTTAAgtctttttttttgtattttaattttttactattttattcatttttgtattttaaatttatataaaaatattgagTAAATCATCTTTCGCGTTACTCctaataaactaaaataaatatttcgatATGTTCTACATTTAATATTATACTGTTAAATTAATTTTGTGTTTACAATTTTGACTATATATGTGAGATTACAAAGTCTCCAACATCCAGGGGTGGCAATGGTGCCTGCGCTTAAAATgatataaattattataatagtgaaattttattttttatcgtaaaaattaaaatttaattttaacttctaaaaaattctaattttactCCTGCCAACAACAAAGTAGTAATCCCTTCGCATTGGTCCAATTAAAGGTAAAGTGTTTTTTCTTAAAGCATGGCCAAATGAAAGAGGATTAGccttttttacttattttaaatggtcttccatatttttatttatagaaaTAGCCCTTTCAATttgtttttataaataaataaaaaattatttaaaacttttATATAATAAGCCctaaacatttttttaaaaaggtTATGTTTTAAATTCATCACTAATTTTTAAAAGCATAAATAATTttacaataaattatttataagtcatattatttaaatttacttaaaatctacatttactaattaataattaaaactagCTTACAAAATATGCATAGAAACATGATTTAAGACAATCTATtactataatatttatttatttttttccaaataatatcatatatttatttgataaatatttCAATTATTTGTAAGCATTTCCTTAGGTGAAGTTTTAcatgtaaaaataaaacattgatatataatttttaaaaattacttctaaattgaatatatttaaaatgttccACTAATTTTATAAACTATAATTACAATTAagttataaaaactaaaataaaacacAAACGGAATTAATATTACATGAAAAATGAGGGTACTTTAAAACCCAATCACACCTTACAAATATCTAAATTaactttattaaaataatttaccattttcaattaatcgaattaaaaaaattaaaatataataattgaatttaaattttgttttaattaaaatattaaaaaacgcTGGAATTTTGTTGCCTCTAttgttatttataaataaaattaaagatacaaatattaaattaagtACATCACACGTGATAAAGCTAAACGTCGATAATAACAATATAGGAAGATCGCAAAGCAAtgagaataaaatataaaacacagATTTTACGTAAAAACCCTTTTGGAGAAAAAttacaggcagaggagaagaaaattcactaatgttaaAAATTGAGAATGATGCAAGAGGAGTTCCTACTGCATctatttaaaagttgaaaaattttattctaatcaaagtcaaatagaagAAGTGTAGTACTATACGGCTTTAAGCCCACCACAGATCACCTAATTTTACCACTATATTTTCCTTTAAACAGAAATTTAAATCATACTACTCTAATaacacaaaataaaattaatttactgTTAGAAGATTTCAAAATCATAATTATATTATCTCAATCGTAATTATATTTTCAAAggatataatataaataaaagcaACCAAAAGTGACTTTAATTAGGAGGTGAAGTAAAATGGTAGTCAAGAAGCTTGATCTATGTTCCATATGTATCTTACATCATCTCAAGATGTTTGTTTATTTTGCATTTCATGTCAAACGTTGAATCTTTaggtttatatatttattttttaaggaaataattataataatatgtaatttaaattgaaaaaaatatataatatatgatgtTTGTTTTGGATAATCAACATCACAACTGAATCGAATCAATGAGAGCAGGCGAAATAAATAAAGCAACATGTTTGTTGAATATTGTGTTTATTTCGAGCTCCCTAAATTTACATATTTCTTTTCAATCAATCCTATATTttaatttgtattattttaaaaaatagaaccaattattattttaaaattcaaatactataaatatattatgatatattagtttattatttataaatattattaaaaagaaacccaattaatagatttaattgatattatttgctcaatactaaaattttaaaattttaaaaatataaagaatagAAATAATTGACTAAAGTTACAGTTTTATGTATAATACATAACTAATAACATAATTAACTGCTTAATATTTAAATTGCAATTGAGATTttaatattcaaaaataaaaagactaaaattaattaattaaaaatataaaaattatcataaTATAAGGACTAGTAACAAAATTCCACCAATGAAAATAACAAACACCTAACGTCTTTTTTATCCTATCTTTTCTCATATTTATATTTCAAAGTATGTTTAcgtttatgtttatgtttttccttttggaaaaaatatttttattttaaaaaacctttataaaaaaacaaatataaaaaagaGGGAGAATTTATCATCTTCCGTTTAGGGTGGCTGACggtttcaaaattattatttcttaatTAATTTCTGTGAACCATGAAAATGGCGGCGGTTACGGGGAGACTGTGCCAGCACAGCCAAACATGTTTGAATATTTATCACCACCGTCGATCATAAAGAGGTAATGGAAGCCGTCGATTTACATCTGAATCTCATCATCAATTAAAAAATTGTGATGATGAACAGTGGAGCGTGGTGGAAACAGTAAAGGATGGTCTGAGTCCCAGATATGGGAGAGATGCTTACAGCTCAGCCGACAGCACCATGTGTTCCCGCATGTGCATGGCACGTGATTCTCTTGCCCTTTCGTTTTGCTATACCTTGTCCCTAACCCTAACTACGATAATATTAAAATACCATCtgtttttaaaactaaaatataacTACTATAAGGACCATTATTATACGTTacaaaagtttttaaatttatttattatttaatttttaaaatatcaattatGATTCACAAGtgataatgaaatttaaaatttttattaatcaGATGAAAACTCTCATCTAATTATAAGATATTCTAATTTCTTAGACACGTTTATTTATTATATcgtaatttttatcatatttgatAATATAAACTGCAatcattaaattatataattttaaattttataaaatattaattattatgaaaAGGATAAATTATCTAATTGATCACTCAATTTTAGAAACAAACCACTTTGATTGAAGGGATCAAAGTCCTTTAATAGATTTgttcaatttcaattaattagACTATGAACTTTTTAGATTATTTACTAATATAAATTGTCTTCTCGTATTATGATCcacataatataatttaatattaattaaacattAACTAATCGGTAAATTACTATTTACTTACATTTTATTTTACATGTAAAATTTATTGAGGACAAATATAGATGATAATATTAATGTGAATAACAAAATTTTGTTTAAACGAATTTGTacgaaaaattataaatataaacgaTGAATTAAACTACACAAGGAAGATGAGAGCGGCGGTTCACACAATGATACCGTGTAGAGAGCAATTTATGGTGGTAATTTGGCAAGGTTTTGGCATAAGAGAGGGAAATCTACTCTTATGGTGAAGGAGGGGATATATAGGCAAGTTAGGACACTCGTAGAATTGACACACGTTCGTGTGGGTCTTGTCCTAGTCTACTCCTTAAGCAGGATAAGATTGATGTACCTGGTGATAAAGCTGCAACTAGACTTGTACGAATTTGATGAAGTTCCACTTGTAGGAAACAACGATTGTGTGCTGCACGTGTGTTTTTTCGTTCATCAAAATTTTGGTTTTGCCATAAGAGTGCGCCTATAGTTGCCATTTTAGGGGCAAAAGGGATTGTTACAACAAGATACTCAATCCACGTCTTCAACATCAGGTCTTAAAGCCTGACTTTCTCTTGTCAAGGCATCCATCTCACAATGAGAAGCCTGAAGTTACTGTTGTGGGAAAGCCAGTTGTGGTTGGTACTCTGGGTACATATGACACCCTTGCCTTTATACGTTAAGTGGGGAGGCAGCTTCATTGTGCTGCCACTGGAACTGAGGAGGGTTTTGACTTGCTCTCAATTCTCTAATAACTTCAGTGTATTGATGAAGTTGTTCTTGATGTTGTTGGTATTATTGGTCGTACCTAAGTTGTTGCATCATTTGATCCTTTAAAGCCCTCATTTGCTCTTATAATTCCATGAATTGTCGGGAAGAGAAATTGGAGCTATAATTCTGTTTGTTCTTTAGGAGTGGGGATTGAGTGTGTGGTAGGCGATGGTGGGAATGATAGCTGGTTTGTGTAAGTGTTGTATCTAGGCTACGGCTACCGCAGTTGATGCTGACGGCATCAATTTTCATATGGATCACTGTAGGGATTGTATTAAGGTGCACGTGCTGAGGATTGCTACTTTGGTCACTCTGAAAAGCAAATGTAAAAGTAATAGCAATGGAACCATGGTTCTTGGGGATGTTCTCGTTAGGATGATATAAATCCTTTCACGCTTATCACCTAAAAAGTTGAGGCTAAAGCTAAGAAGGATGATGAGAGTGATGGTTCACACAGTGGTATAGTGCAAAGAGCCATTTATGGTGGTGATTTAGCAGAGTTTGATATAAGTGAGCGCAACACCCCTAATGATGAAGGGGGAGTATATACAGAGAAGGCTGATCACTACGTGCCTTGGGCCTTGACATGTGTTCATACAAGTCTTGTATTCGTTTGCTCTTTATATGACATAATAGCATTTTAGCCAAGTGATGATGGGATTGATGTATCTAACGATTAGGCTACGATTTGATTTGTGCAAACTTTGATGAAGATACACATGCCATCCATGCAGAAGGGAAGCTTGACATATGTCTTGATGACGTAGAGTGAAGGGACTCCATGTGTAGAGCATACTATGTGTTAACGGGGATCATGTTTAGAGAAGTACTGATTAAAGATGGTTTAAAACGAATGAAGGAAaatatttccattttctaccataataTGTATATAATTTAAGTTTAAGCAACAAGACAATGGATGCTAAAATCTGACATGACATGTTTTTGTGTTTTTAAATTTACTTTAATATCTATGTCCTCTTTCTCTGTCCTCAAATCaaactatattattattaaagtaaaagaaaaactGAAATGGGAGATGAAACTAGATTATGGGTTAGCTTAGGCTAGGCTAGACTTACAAGGGAAGGACATGCTTTGTCTTGTTCCTGAAAGACATGTTTTAAGTGTGACCCAACATTTTCTCCTAATCCATGTGTGCAtaaagttttttttcttttcttttcttttgattcaaTGTGTCCATAAAGTAAATAAAGAAGTCTTGATAAAGAATAGACTTCTTCCTTTTCCTATACCCTCCATCCCTCTACCATGTCCCATGTATACCACAAAAAAGAAAGCACAAGATGCGTGGGGAAAGAAAAGCTTATCTGCCTGCCTAATAGACGGCCAAATTAAGATTGCTTCAAATATTACGTAACTTTGAtcatatctgtttttttttttacacaatgTCTTGAACTACCCAAAGCATATCCCAAcacataaataagaggataatgcactTTAGTCAACTTAAATTTACATCCTCCtacattgacaataatattcATGCCAATTGAACTAATACTCAATCCGCATTATATAACTTAGTTTTAGTTTTacattcatatattttttaataacaaAGCAAAATAGGTAAATCTAAAGTTAGGTACAACGAATCCTATATTGATAGGGATTTGACATAGCTAGGTACTGGACCAACAAATTCTGCAATAGATGGTTAATATCTTATGTGACCAGCAGCATTGCAGTGTCATCAAATTCATTAGATCTGTCTACATTTTACTCTTATTCAACTAATTCTACTTGCTTTAAATGTTTCACTAGATTAAATTGTTTTTAACAAATTAATCAATAAATTTGTAATATAATTATACTATCATGCTAAAATTTTCTAATTAGTTATTAGACTTTTCAA harbors:
- the LOC108484923 gene encoding uncharacterized protein LOC108484923; the encoded protein is MGNRYHQQQQINSKGMFLPLLCSKPSIKDVVLPKWKVVDRSASLSEDPLSPKISCMGQVKRNNKIVGFPVSYKLSTVTPKNSSSFNSSTVKYFKLKKLFSGKNLTGSPATSTTAATTGCRRKQVLINGTSKPKGDDGKENSGTINIETMDPPLPVIKKGPKQGDEREGSDTTLWQRRSRGVALERLQLQQIQLNRHQEPTTV